Proteins from one Podospora pseudocomata strain CBS 415.72m chromosome 4, whole genome shotgun sequence genomic window:
- a CDS encoding hypothetical protein (EggNog:ENOG503PR1Z), protein MSTMNPTAVWGTDPETGQAPMMGVHGLSTRCPTTAPNVNLYFSTLATVGAGTDEWGLAPAACQIPSFSGPHLHTAPFGFHYVPDDPGGCFTTTPPLPAFQSPGITSHPSCPTTTSSSTTGEFGNNSSGNGYFAHHNPVAPVTWTAETDKVTTSISERERSLFSFQHQLQPGDTIIRTTDASSFSSASTHSPLHSPTFTASPGGRNVSWSASSCASSPPPPCEKSGDDYFASTATIVPMDAGNVSLITTQQIPLKPSSRVIAASPLTAPSQTQTLEEYESSRRLWHNQIGKKYRTKLNEQFENLQLVLRLYDEDGEDTDTEGPNINVKGRSINKAKLLNMARQKLEELMNERKAWRQEKRALMENLGMSEE, encoded by the exons atgtCGACCATGAACCCGACGGCTGTTTGGGGTACTGATCCCGAGACGGGCCAGGCCCCGATGATGGGGGTGCACGGGCTCTCAACCAGATGCCCAACT ACAGCGCCCAACGTCAACTTGTACTTTTCCACTCTTGCCACGGTGGGAGCCGGCACTGATGAATGGGGTCTCGCACCAGCTGCATGCCAGATTCCCAGTTTTTCGGGCCCGCATCTGCACACGGCGCCCTTTGGTTTCCATTATGTCCCTGACGATCCTGGAGGCTGCttcaccacaacaccaccgctccCCGCCTTCCAATCGCCTGGTATCACCAGCCACCCCTCttgtcccaccaccacctcgtcctccaccaccggagAGTTTGGAAACAACTCGTCCGGAAATGGCTATTTTGCCCATCACAACCCTGTTGCCCCTGTCACGTGGACGGCAGAAACCGACAAAGTCACCACCAGCATAAGCGAGCGCGAGCGCAGCCTCTTCTCTTTCCAGCACCAGCTGCAGCCAGGTGACACCATCATTCGCACCACCGACGCCTCGTCTTTCTCGTCGGCTTCAACCCACAGCCCGTTGCACTCACCGACTTTTACCGCGAGTCCCGGAGGAAGAAATGTCTCATGGTCCGCTTCATCGTGTGCTtcgtcgccaccaccaccctgtgAAAAGAGCGGTGATGATTATTTTGCCTCTACCGCCACCATCGTCCCCATGGATGCCGGCAATGTCTCCTTGATTACCACCCAGCAAATCCCTCTCAAACCCAGCAGCCGCGTGATTGCAGCTTCCCCGCTGACTGCGCCGAGCCAGACGCAGACGTTGGAGGAATACGAAAGCAGTCGACGGTTGTGGCACAACCAGATTGGCAAGAAGTACCGGACTAAGCTGAATGAGCAGTTTGAGAACCTGCAGCTTGTTTTGCGGCTgtatgatgaggatggtgaggacaCCGACACCGAGGGTCCGAACATCAATGTCAAGGGGCGGTCTATCAACAAGGCTAAATTGTTGAACATGGCGAGGCagaagttggaggagttgatgaATGAGAGGAAGGCTTGGaggcaggagaagagggcgttgatggagAACTTGGGGATGAGTGAGGAGTAA